In Paracoccus fistulariae, a single window of DNA contains:
- a CDS encoding ABC transporter substrate-binding protein → MFQRLTATLLASTMLAGAAWAETTVTAVMHSGLRVLDPVITTAHITRNHAYMIYDVLIAQDSEFQPQPQMADWTISDDQKVYTFTLRDGLKFHDGAPVTAADAVASLKRWAQKDAGGQVVMDRTESLEATDDKTITWTLKEPFVPMLDVLSKQSALPPFIMPARVAETPADEPITDYTGSGPFIFETDEFQPGVSVTYSKNADYVPRDEPADWMAGGKVVNVDTVKWVNMPDIQTAVNALSGGEIDYIEQMQVDLVPLLEGDPNVVVEVREPTGMMTMARMNFLHPPFDNEKVRQAALRAISQETVLAAMIGNPEYYQICGALLGCGTPLGSETGTESLTQGADMEAAKAMLADSGYDGTPVVLMAPTDLVALATQPVVVSQMLRNIGFNVDMQPMDWQTLVTRRAGQAAPADGGWNMFITNWMVPEISNPISNPMLNGRGNDAWFGWPSDERVEQLKEDYIAAPDLEGQKAAAEEIQSHSIETVLEVPLGQYTLPQARRANVTDMIPSPVPVFWNLKKGE, encoded by the coding sequence ATGTTTCAACGATTGACCGCGACCCTGCTGGCCTCGACCATGCTTGCGGGTGCAGCCTGGGCCGAAACCACCGTGACGGCCGTGATGCATTCGGGCCTGCGCGTGCTGGACCCGGTGATCACCACGGCACATATCACCCGCAACCATGCCTATATGATCTATGACGTGCTGATCGCGCAGGATTCCGAATTCCAGCCGCAGCCGCAGATGGCGGACTGGACGATTTCGGACGATCAGAAGGTCTATACCTTCACCCTGCGCGACGGGTTGAAATTCCATGACGGGGCGCCGGTGACGGCAGCCGATGCCGTCGCCTCGCTGAAACGCTGGGCGCAGAAGGATGCGGGCGGGCAGGTCGTGATGGACCGCACCGAAAGCCTGGAGGCGACCGACGACAAGACGATCACCTGGACGCTGAAAGAGCCATTCGTGCCGATGCTGGATGTCCTGTCCAAGCAATCGGCCCTGCCCCCCTTCATCATGCCCGCGCGCGTGGCCGAAACGCCGGCGGATGAGCCGATCACCGATTACACCGGCTCTGGCCCCTTCATCTTCGAGACGGATGAATTCCAGCCGGGCGTCAGCGTCACCTATTCCAAGAACGCCGATTACGTCCCGCGTGACGAGCCCGCCGACTGGATGGCGGGCGGCAAGGTGGTGAATGTCGATACCGTCAAATGGGTGAACATGCCCGATATCCAGACCGCCGTGAACGCGCTGTCGGGCGGAGAGATCGACTATATCGAACAGATGCAGGTCGATCTGGTGCCCCTGCTGGAGGGCGATCCGAATGTCGTGGTCGAGGTGCGAGAGCCGACCGGCATGATGACCATGGCGCGGATGAACTTCCTTCACCCTCCCTTCGACAATGAAAAGGTCCGTCAGGCCGCCCTGCGCGCGATTTCGCAGGAAACCGTGCTGGCGGCGATGATCGGCAACCCGGAATATTACCAGATCTGCGGCGCCCTGCTGGGCTGCGGCACGCCGCTGGGCAGCGAAACCGGCACCGAGAGCCTGACACAGGGCGCGGATATGGAAGCGGCCAAGGCGATGCTGGCGGACTCGGGTTATGACGGCACGCCGGTCGTGCTGATGGCGCCGACCGATCTGGTGGCGCTGGCGACGCAGCCTGTGGTCGTGTCGCAGATGCTGCGCAATATAGGCTTCAACGTCGATATGCAGCCGATGGACTGGCAAACGCTGGTCACCCGCCGCGCGGGTCAGGCAGCGCCTGCCGATGGCGGCTGGAACATGTTCATCACCAACTGGATGGTGCCCGAGATTTCGAATCCGATCTCGAACCCGATGCTGAACGGGCGCGGCAATGACGCCTGGTTTGGCTGGCCCAGCGATGAACGGGTCGAGCAGTTGAAAGAGGATTACATCGCCGCCCCCGATCTGGAAGGTCAAAAGGCCGCGGCCGAGGAAATCCAGAGCCACTCGATCGAAACCGTGCTTGAGGTGCCCTTGGGCCAGTACACCCTGCCGCAGGCGCGGCGGGCCAATGTGACGGATATGATCCCGTCGCCCGTGCCGGTCTTCTGGAACCTCAAGAAGGGCGAGTGA
- a CDS encoding PepSY domain-containing protein produces the protein MKYALALACLFAASAPFAQDVPVADYDLVLDAVQDGEILPLADILTILEREHPGQIVEVELEYDKGTRVYEIDVITPEGLLIEVDLDAATGAILDVEEDG, from the coding sequence ATGAAATACGCCCTTGCCCTCGCCTGCCTCTTCGCCGCATCCGCGCCCTTTGCGCAGGACGTCCCAGTGGCGGATTACGACCTGGTGCTGGATGCGGTGCAGGATGGTGAAATCCTGCCGCTTGCGGATATCCTGACGATACTGGAACGCGAGCATCCCGGTCAGATCGTCGAGGTGGAACTTGAATATGACAAGGGAACGCGCGTCTATGAGATCGACGTGATCACCCCCGAGGGGTTGTTGATCGAGGTTGATCTGGACGCGGCAACCGGCGCGATCCTGGATGTTGAAGAGGATGGCTGA
- a CDS encoding calcium-binding protein, which translates to MAYNGNFDGELNLQDVDWLGIDLQNIKGTIKSIATRNGNDTIVGGNGPNEIKGGAGNDRILGGRGHDELEGNGGRDILIGGAGNDELEGGAGHDTLRGGAGHDELEGGAGRDRLFGNGGRDDLEGGAGADTLNGGVGADTLEGGRGNDILIGGAGADQFEFDLGHGRDIIRDFENGRDKIEIDDFSRAQVRQVINNAVQDGDDVVVTLSHNTSFTLEDMQLNQLDMSDFVF; encoded by the coding sequence ATGGCCTATAACGGTAATTTTGACGGTGAACTTAATCTTCAGGACGTCGATTGGCTGGGCATCGATCTGCAGAATATCAAGGGCACCATCAAATCCATTGCCACCCGCAACGGCAATGACACGATCGTCGGCGGCAATGGCCCGAACGAGATCAAGGGCGGTGCGGGCAATGACCGCATTCTGGGTGGCCGTGGCCATGACGAGTTGGAAGGCAATGGCGGTCGCGACATTCTGATCGGCGGCGCCGGGAATGATGAGCTGGAAGGCGGCGCGGGCCATGACACGCTGCGCGGCGGCGCGGGCCATGATGAGCTTGAGGGCGGCGCCGGTCGTGACCGGTTGTTCGGCAATGGCGGTCGTGACGATCTTGAAGGCGGCGCGGGTGCCGATACGCTGAATGGCGGCGTGGGGGCCGACACGCTTGAGGGCGGTCGTGGCAATGACATCCTGATCGGCGGTGCCGGTGCGGATCAGTTCGAATTCGATCTGGGTCATGGCCGCGACATCATCCGCGATTTCGAAAACGGTCGCGACAAGATCGAGATTGACGATTTCAGCCGCGCTCAGGTCCGTCAGGTCATCAACAATGCCGTTCAGGATGGCGATGACGTCGTCGTCACGCTGTCGCATAACACGTCTTTCACGCTGGAAGACATGCAGCTGAACCAGCTGGATATGAGCGATTTCGTTTTCTGA
- a CDS encoding M20 aminoacylase family protein — translation MPVLPEIDATAAELSRIFRDLHANPEIGFEEVRTSGIVAEKLREYGFDEVHEKIAGTGVVGILRGKGAGNRRIGLRADMDALPITETSGLDYASQTPDRMHACGHDGHTTMLLGAARYLADSRNFDGTAVFIFQPAEEGLGGARGMIADGLFQRFPVDEVYGMHNQPNGKPNRAMICKGAAMAGASFFDITVKGKGSHAAMPQQSRDALVAASALVGQFQTILGRNMPPLEQAVLSVTQIHAGSAYNVVPETARIAGTIRFFKPEIRDLMQSRMREICQGFELAYGLQIGVEFREIFDVLVNDDTLSDEWLAAASDIVGDANVDDTIAPFTGSEDFADMLQVVPGAYGNLGHAGTVPLHNPGFVLDPEILPVGASIYARLIERRLPLGNAA, via the coding sequence ATGCCCGTCCTGCCTGAGATTGACGCCACCGCAGCCGAGCTGTCCCGGATCTTTCGCGATCTGCACGCCAATCCCGAGATCGGCTTCGAAGAGGTCCGCACCTCGGGCATCGTCGCCGAAAAGCTGCGCGAATACGGCTTTGACGAGGTGCATGAAAAGATCGCGGGCACCGGCGTAGTGGGCATCCTGCGCGGCAAGGGCGCGGGCAATCGCCGGATCGGTCTGCGCGCCGATATGGACGCGCTGCCGATCACGGAAACCAGCGGGCTGGACTATGCCTCGCAGACGCCCGATCGGATGCATGCCTGCGGACATGACGGCCACACCACCATGCTGCTGGGCGCGGCCAGATATCTGGCCGACAGCCGCAATTTCGACGGCACCGCCGTCTTCATCTTCCAGCCCGCCGAAGAGGGTCTGGGCGGCGCGCGCGGCATGATCGCGGACGGGCTGTTCCAGCGCTTTCCGGTGGATGAGGTCTATGGCATGCACAATCAGCCAAACGGCAAGCCCAACCGGGCGATGATCTGCAAGGGCGCGGCCATGGCCGGGGCGTCCTTCTTTGACATCACGGTCAAGGGCAAGGGCAGCCATGCCGCCATGCCACAGCAATCGCGCGATGCGCTGGTCGCGGCCTCGGCATTGGTCGGACAGTTCCAGACGATTCTGGGCCGCAACATGCCCCCGCTGGAACAGGCGGTGCTGTCGGTCACCCAGATACACGCGGGCAGCGCCTATAACGTGGTGCCCGAAACCGCCCGGATCGCGGGCACCATCCGCTTTTTCAAGCCCGAGATCCGCGACCTGATGCAAAGCCGCATGCGCGAAATCTGTCAGGGGTTCGAGCTGGCCTATGGGTTGCAGATCGGGGTGGAGTTCCGCGAAATCTTCGACGTTCTGGTCAATGACGACACCCTCAGCGACGAGTGGCTGGCGGCGGCGAGCGATATCGTGGGCGATGCGAATGTTGACGATACCATCGCCCCCTTCACCGGATCCGAGGATTTTGCCGATATGTTGCAGGTCGTGCCCGGCGCCTATGGCAATCTGGGCCATGCGGGCACGGTGCCGCTGCATAATCCGGGCTTTGTGCTGGACCCGGAGATTCTGCCGGTCGGCGCCTCGATCTATGCCCGCCTGATCGAACGCCGCCTGCCCTTGGGGAACGCCGCATGA
- a CDS encoding ABC transporter ATP-binding protein gives MQFKSRNFDQADIAVETDDLTVALPDTPGQPQVLKGIDVTIHQGETVCLVGESGSGKSVTSLAIMGLLPEALKVTGGRINLQGQNLLPLTQAQMRELRAARVAMIFQEPMTALNPVLRVGDQIMEVMELHTSLSSAERRQRAIDIMEQVHLPDVERVFSSYPHQLSGGQRQRIMIAMALVLEPVLLIADEPTTALDVTTQKQILSLIDELQANHGTAVLFITHDMGVVAEIADTVYVMKYGEIVERGPVEQILRHPQKDYTRDLLASVPSLSPRPARPEGSEIVLQVERLNKIYGGGGILKKLPQAHAAKDVSFTLTRGRTLGIVGESGSGKSTVARCIMRLIDPSSGRILLDGSDIATLSRNRLRPHRQKLQVVFQDPMRSLNPRWTIARSLTEGPLNYGTPKPEAMAEAARLLQVVGLPEDALHRYPHMFSGGQRQRIAIARAVMMRPDVLVADEAVSALDVSVQAQVLDLLDQLQQELGIAIVFITHDLRVAAQICDDVIVMQRGAVVEHGPAADVLGAPAHPYTRALIEAAPGRNWDFQNFRMMNEAPDARPA, from the coding sequence ATGCAGTTCAAGTCACGCAATTTCGATCAGGCGGATATCGCCGTTGAAACCGACGATCTGACCGTCGCCCTGCCCGATACGCCGGGCCAGCCGCAGGTGCTGAAAGGGATCGATGTCACCATCCATCAGGGCGAGACGGTCTGTCTTGTGGGTGAATCCGGTTCGGGCAAATCCGTCACCTCTCTGGCGATCATGGGCCTGCTGCCCGAGGCGCTGAAGGTCACAGGTGGCCGGATCAACCTTCAGGGCCAGAACCTCTTGCCGCTGACGCAGGCGCAGATGCGGGAATTGCGCGCCGCCCGCGTCGCGATGATCTTTCAGGAACCGATGACGGCGCTGAACCCGGTGCTGCGTGTCGGCGATCAGATCATGGAGGTGATGGAGCTGCATACCAGCCTCTCCTCGGCCGAGCGCCGTCAACGCGCCATCGACATCATGGAGCAGGTGCACCTGCCGGATGTCGAACGGGTCTTTTCCAGCTATCCCCACCAGCTGTCCGGCGGGCAGCGGCAGCGCATCATGATTGCGATGGCGCTGGTGCTGGAACCCGTGCTGCTGATCGCCGACGAACCGACCACCGCGCTGGATGTGACGACGCAAAAGCAGATCCTGTCGCTGATTGACGAATTGCAGGCCAATCACGGCACGGCGGTCCTGTTCATCACCCATGATATGGGCGTCGTCGCCGAGATCGCCGATACCGTCTATGTGATGAAATATGGCGAGATCGTCGAACGCGGGCCGGTCGAACAGATCCTGCGGCATCCGCAAAAGGACTATACCCGCGATCTGCTGGCCTCGGTTCCCAGCCTGTCGCCGCGCCCTGCCCGCCCCGAAGGGTCCGAGATCGTCTTGCAGGTCGAGCGTCTGAACAAGATCTATGGCGGCGGTGGCATCCTGAAGAAACTGCCACAGGCCCATGCCGCCAAGGATGTCAGCTTTACCCTGACACGCGGTCGGACGCTTGGGATCGTGGGGGAATCCGGGTCCGGCAAATCCACCGTGGCGCGCTGCATCATGCGGCTGATCGATCCCAGTTCGGGCCGGATCCTGCTGGATGGCAGCGATATCGCCACGCTGTCGCGCAATCGGCTGCGCCCGCATCGCCAGAAGCTGCAGGTGGTGTTTCAGGATCCGATGCGCTCGCTGAACCCGCGCTGGACCATTGCGCGCAGCCTGACCGAAGGCCCGCTGAACTATGGCACGCCCAAGCCCGAGGCGATGGCCGAGGCCGCGCGGCTGTTGCAGGTCGTGGGCCTGCCCGAAGACGCGCTGCACCGCTATCCGCATATGTTCTCTGGCGGGCAGCGACAGCGGATCGCGATTGCCCGCGCGGTGATGATGCGCCCCGATGTGCTGGTCGCGGATGAGGCCGTGTCGGCGCTGGATGTCTCGGTTCAGGCGCAGGTGCTGGACCTGCTGGACCAGTTGCAGCAGGAACTGGGCATCGCCATCGTCTTTATCACCCACGACCTGCGCGTCGCCGCCCAGATCTGCGACGATGTCATCGTCATGCAGCGCGGCGCCGTGGTCGAACACGGCCCTGCCGCCGATGTGCTGGGCGCCCCCGCCCATCCCTATACCCGTGCCCTGATCGAGGCCGCCCCCGGCCGAAACTGGGATTTCCAGAATTTCCGTATGATGAATGAGGCCCCCGATGCCCGTCCTGCCTGA
- a CDS encoding ABC transporter permease has translation MAQTPPPASAMQPVLRMIRMPNAGIAPRIAAFVLAVIVIVTLLAPWIAPHDPLVMDPLVRLKGPIEGHPLGTDNFGRDILSRVLIGGRLSLMIGIATAVVSVLVGLVIGMVAGFFRTADAIIMRMMDALMAIPSILLAIALVALNGPSVGSVIAAITIPEIPRVVRLVRSVVLTAREEPYVEAAIALGSSMPKILIQHLVPNTLAPLIVQGTYILASAILTEAILSFLGAGVSTETPTWGNIMAEGRLFFRIKPELILYPGLMLSLCILSINLLGDAARDMLDPRLKKRAG, from the coding sequence ATGGCACAGACACCTCCTCCTGCCTCGGCCATGCAGCCGGTTCTGCGGATGATCCGCATGCCCAATGCCGGGATCGCCCCGCGCATCGCCGCCTTCGTGCTGGCGGTCATCGTCATCGTCACGCTGCTGGCGCCCTGGATCGCGCCGCATGATCCGCTGGTCATGGACCCGCTGGTGCGCCTGAAAGGCCCGATCGAGGGGCACCCGCTTGGCACCGACAATTTCGGGCGCGATATCCTGTCGCGCGTGCTGATCGGCGGGCGGCTGTCGCTGATGATCGGCATTGCCACGGCGGTCGTCTCGGTCCTTGTGGGGCTGGTGATCGGCATGGTCGCAGGCTTTTTCCGCACCGCCGATGCGATCATCATGCGGATGATGGATGCGCTGATGGCCATCCCCTCGATCCTGCTGGCGATTGCGCTGGTGGCGCTGAACGGCCCCTCGGTCGGGTCGGTCATCGCGGCCATCACCATCCCCGAAATCCCGCGCGTGGTGCGTCTGGTCCGCTCCGTCGTGCTGACCGCGCGCGAGGAACCCTATGTCGAGGCGGCCATCGCCCTTGGCTCTTCCATGCCGAAAATCCTGATCCAGCATCTGGTGCCGAACACGCTGGCGCCGCTGATCGTTCAGGGCACCTATATCCTGGCATCCGCCATCCTGACCGAGGCGATCCTGTCCTTTCTGGGCGCGGGCGTCAGCACCGAAACCCCGACATGGGGCAATATCATGGCAGAGGGACGCCTGTTCTTTCGCATCAAGCCCGAGCTGATCCTGTATCCCGGCCTGATGCTGTCGCTGTGTATCCTGTCCATCAACCTGCTGGGCGATGCCGCACGCGACATGCTGGATCCACGGCTGAAGAAACGGGCGGGGTAA
- a CDS encoding M20/M25/M40 family metallo-hydrolase has protein sequence MNPLALPFDSDQMLAGLRPWVECESPTWDAAAVSRMMAMAARDLSAIGATVETIPGTGGFGDSIRASFPHPDQGKPGILVSGHFDTVHPIGTLEKLPFRVQDGRAYGPGIQDMKGGNYVMLEAMRQILKAGLQTPLPVTFLFTPDEEVGTPATRDLIEDHARGQRAVLVPEPASADGGAVIGRYAIARFDLLTQGRPSHAGWALKDGRSAIAAMARKILEIEAMTTEDCTFSVGVIHAGQWVNCVSSECRAEVLSMAKTQADLDRGVAAIEALQGHEGGVDFIVNRGVTRPVWEPDQGTMQLYDLAHRLSAQIGFELTAGSAGGGSDGNFTGAMGVPTLDSIGPRGAGLHTLNEHIQIDSLAERARLAAGLMMEIR, from the coding sequence ATGAACCCGTTGGCCCTGCCCTTCGATTCGGATCAGATGCTGGCCGGGTTGCGCCCTTGGGTCGAATGCGAAAGCCCGACCTGGGATGCCGCAGCCGTCAGCCGGATGATGGCCATGGCCGCGCGGGATCTGTCCGCGATTGGCGCCACGGTGGAAACAATCCCCGGCACCGGGGGCTTTGGCGATTCCATTCGCGCCAGCTTTCCGCATCCCGATCAGGGCAAGCCGGGAATTCTGGTGTCGGGCCATTTCGACACGGTCCACCCCATCGGTACGCTGGAAAAGCTTCCCTTCCGGGTTCAGGATGGCCGCGCCTATGGCCCCGGCATTCAGGACATGAAGGGCGGCAATTACGTCATGCTGGAGGCGATGCGCCAGATCCTGAAAGCCGGGCTGCAGACGCCCCTGCCGGTGACCTTCCTGTTCACCCCCGATGAAGAGGTCGGCACCCCCGCCACCCGCGACCTGATCGAGGATCACGCCCGTGGCCAGCGCGCCGTTCTGGTCCCCGAACCGGCCTCGGCCGATGGCGGCGCGGTGATCGGGCGCTATGCGATCGCGCGCTTTGATCTGCTGACGCAGGGGCGGCCCAGCCATGCCGGTTGGGCGCTGAAGGACGGCCGCTCGGCCATTGCCGCGATGGCCCGCAAGATCCTGGAAATCGAGGCCATGACGACCGAGGACTGCACCTTCTCGGTCGGGGTCATCCATGCCGGGCAATGGGTGAATTGCGTCTCATCCGAATGCCGGGCCGAGGTGCTGAGCATGGCCAAGACTCAGGCAGATCTGGATCGGGGCGTGGCGGCGATCGAGGCGCTTCAGGGCCATGAAGGCGGCGTCGATTTCATCGTGAACCGTGGCGTGACGCGCCCTGTCTGGGAACCGGATCAGGGCACCATGCAGCTTTACGATCTGGCCCACCGCCTTAGCGCCCAGATCGGCTTTGAGCTGACCGCAGGCAGCGCGGGCGGCGGATCGGACGGCAATTTCACCGGCGCGATGGGCGTGCCGACGCTGGATTCCATCGGCCCGCGTGGCGCGGGCCTGCATACGCTGAACGAACATATCCAGATCGACAGCCTGGCGGAACGTGCCCGATTGGCTGCGGGCCTGATGATGGAGATCCGCTGA
- a CDS encoding ABC transporter permease, producing MLGYVLRRILAVIPVMLLVAVFVFLLLRLTPGDPAAIIAGDMATPAQLERIREAMGLNQPLHVQFITWVGQLLQGDLGTSLISKTSVSGMIADRMEPTLSIALLTIIMSVMLAVPMGVIAAWKHRSAADYAVMTFSVLGFSVPVFVIGYIFILIFSLKLGWFPVQGYTPISEGFLAFLHNAFLPALTLTTIYVALIARMTRANMLEVLGEDYIRTARAKGAPERIVLFRHALKNAAVPILTVIGTGFALLIGGVVVTETVFNIPGIGRLTVDAILARDYPVIQAMILLTSFLYVLVNLLIDLSYSLFDPRIRY from the coding sequence ATGCTTGGATATGTCCTGCGCCGCATTCTGGCCGTGATACCCGTCATGCTGCTGGTGGCCGTCTTCGTCTTCCTGCTGCTGCGCCTGACGCCGGGCGACCCGGCGGCGATCATCGCGGGCGACATGGCCACCCCCGCCCAGCTAGAGCGCATCCGCGAGGCGATGGGCCTGAACCAGCCGCTGCATGTGCAGTTCATCACCTGGGTCGGGCAGCTGCTGCAGGGCGATCTGGGCACCTCGCTGATCTCGAAAACCTCGGTATCGGGAATGATCGCGGACCGGATGGAGCCGACGCTGTCCATTGCGCTGCTGACCATCATCATGTCGGTGATGCTGGCCGTGCCGATGGGGGTGATCGCCGCATGGAAACATCGCAGCGCGGCGGATTACGCGGTGATGACATTCTCTGTCCTGGGCTTTTCGGTGCCGGTCTTTGTCATCGGCTATATCTTCATTCTGATCTTTTCACTGAAGCTGGGCTGGTTCCCGGTGCAGGGCTATACGCCGATCTCGGAAGGGTTCCTTGCCTTCCTGCACAACGCCTTCCTGCCCGCGCTGACCCTGACCACGATCTATGTCGCGCTGATCGCGCGCATGACCCGCGCCAATATGCTGGAGGTACTGGGCGAGGATTACATCCGCACCGCCCGCGCCAAGGGCGCGCCGGAACGGATCGTGCTGTTCCGCCATGCGCTGAAAAACGCGGCCGTGCCGATCCTGACCGTCATCGGCACCGGCTTCGCCCTGCTGATCGGCGGCGTCGTGGTGACCGAAACCGTGTTCAACATCCCGGGCATTGGCCGCCTGACCGTCGATGCCATCCTGGCGCGGGACTATCCGGTCATTCAGGCCATGATCCTGCTGACCAGTTTCCTTTACGTGCTGGTCAACCTGCTGATCGACCTCAGCTATTCGCTCTTTGACCCAAGGATCCGCTACTGA